The following proteins come from a genomic window of Tepidiforma thermophila:
- a CDS encoding PEP/pyruvate-binding domain-containing protein has translation MTLHLPWLRDADPANRARYGGKGASLAALVRASFDVPDGFIIPVDVARQLQGAPAEWPPALRRELLARLAALVPDYEPVAVRSSAPDEDGAAASFAGQHETVLGVRGGDAFLDAVARCLASAHSESARAYRQAAGAAAEAQMAVVVQRMVPAVAAGVAFSIDPVTGSRDHVVVEAVRGLGDALVSGQAEGQRFVVHRDSLAILERPADAPVLSDDQVTAIVRAALRAEDLFGGPQDIEFALDDRGKLWLLQSRPITTAAATAPKPDGLGGWYNEFDTPTSDADLWTSANVQEILPGLLTPLTITTFNQTVPRAYTEDYHELGLLARDENPVFMGCFYNRAFLNMEATRLVASRVLGFREGALEQQYLGGPIEDGWRTPLPRFTTWRRRLLTAPRMLRLMATLDKQADRAERAVLDAEQKVRAVDPYALSSAELQRYRERILDFAARISRVHLRVTGVAGAGYDNVLALVRPVLGDEAEGRVPTLFTGLPGVESARISLDLWELSRVAIETGIAGRLREPGFDPRDPALPAPWQQRFTAFIERHGHRGLHEMEVAAKTWRWDPAPVVNMVASYLDIDPGHAPPAVLARQEAERLALTREIDARLGFARRRLFRWLLPRAQGWVALRERTKSILVRAARLGDWHLAAIQARLLDLGVIREPDDIFFLSHEELSNVLANGLRVDLSARVLARRREYERNRHVILPERFRGRPVPLPPAEAGHAGDVLKGTPVSPGRVTGRARVILDPQVDGPLQPGEILVAPVTDAGWTPLFALAAGLVVDMGSALSHGSTVAREYGLPAVVNVRQGTTRIRTGDLIAIDGIAGTVTILEEPPAA, from the coding sequence GTCGCCGTCCGCTCCTCCGCCCCGGACGAAGACGGCGCCGCTGCCTCCTTCGCCGGCCAGCACGAAACCGTGCTCGGCGTCCGCGGCGGCGATGCCTTCCTCGATGCCGTCGCCCGCTGTCTCGCCTCCGCCCACTCCGAATCCGCCCGCGCCTACCGCCAGGCCGCCGGGGCTGCCGCCGAAGCGCAGATGGCCGTCGTCGTCCAGCGCATGGTCCCCGCCGTCGCCGCCGGCGTCGCTTTTTCCATCGACCCCGTCACCGGCAGCCGCGACCATGTCGTCGTCGAAGCCGTCCGGGGCCTCGGCGATGCCCTCGTCTCCGGCCAGGCCGAGGGCCAGCGGTTCGTCGTCCACCGGGATTCCCTCGCCATCCTCGAACGCCCGGCCGACGCCCCCGTGCTCAGCGACGACCAGGTCACCGCCATCGTCCGCGCCGCCCTCCGCGCCGAGGACCTCTTCGGCGGCCCCCAGGACATCGAATTCGCCCTCGACGACCGCGGGAAACTCTGGCTCCTCCAGTCCCGGCCCATCACCACCGCTGCTGCCACGGCCCCGAAGCCCGATGGCCTCGGCGGCTGGTACAACGAATTCGATACCCCCACCTCCGATGCCGACCTCTGGACCAGCGCCAACGTCCAGGAGATCCTCCCCGGGCTCCTCACGCCGCTGACCATCACCACCTTCAACCAGACCGTCCCCCGCGCGTATACCGAGGACTACCACGAGCTTGGCCTCCTCGCCCGCGACGAAAACCCCGTCTTCATGGGCTGCTTCTACAACCGCGCCTTCCTCAATATGGAGGCCACCCGCCTCGTCGCCTCCCGCGTCCTCGGCTTCCGCGAAGGCGCCCTCGAGCAGCAGTACCTCGGCGGCCCCATCGAAGACGGCTGGCGGACGCCCCTCCCGCGCTTCACCACCTGGCGCCGCCGCCTCCTCACCGCGCCCCGCATGCTCCGCCTCATGGCCACGCTCGACAAACAGGCCGACCGCGCAGAGCGCGCCGTCCTCGACGCCGAACAGAAGGTCCGCGCCGTCGACCCCTACGCCCTCTCCTCCGCCGAACTCCAGCGCTACCGCGAGCGGATCCTCGACTTCGCCGCCCGCATCTCGCGCGTCCATCTCCGCGTCACCGGCGTCGCCGGCGCCGGCTACGACAACGTCCTCGCGCTCGTCCGACCCGTCCTCGGCGACGAAGCCGAAGGCCGCGTGCCCACCCTCTTCACTGGCCTCCCCGGCGTCGAAAGCGCCCGCATCAGCCTCGACCTCTGGGAGCTCTCCCGCGTCGCCATCGAGACCGGCATCGCCGGCCGCCTCCGTGAGCCCGGCTTCGACCCCCGCGACCCCGCCCTCCCGGCCCCCTGGCAGCAGCGCTTCACCGCCTTCATCGAGCGCCACGGCCACCGCGGTCTCCACGAAATGGAGGTCGCCGCGAAAACCTGGCGGTGGGACCCCGCCCCCGTCGTCAACATGGTCGCCTCCTACCTCGACATCGACCCCGGCCACGCCCCGCCCGCCGTCCTCGCCCGCCAGGAGGCCGAACGCCTCGCCCTCACCCGCGAAATCGACGCCCGCCTTGGGTTCGCCCGGCGCCGCCTCTTCCGCTGGCTCCTGCCCCGCGCACAGGGCTGGGTCGCCCTCCGCGAGCGAACCAAGTCCATCCTCGTGCGCGCCGCACGCCTCGGCGACTGGCACCTCGCCGCCATCCAGGCCCGCCTCCTCGACCTCGGCGTCATCCGCGAGCCCGACGACATCTTCTTCCTGTCCCACGAAGAGCTCTCAAACGTCCTCGCCAACGGCCTCCGCGTCGACCTCTCCGCACGCGTCCTCGCCCGGCGCCGCGAATACGAGCGCAACCGTCACGTCATCCTCCCCGAGCGGTTCCGCGGCCGACCGGTGCCCCTGCCTCCCGCCGAAGCCGGCCACGCCGGCGATGTCCTGAAAGGCACGCCCGTCAGCCCCGGCCGCGTCACCGGGCGTGCCCGCGTCATCCTCGACCCCCAGGTCGATGGCCCGCTCCAGCCCGGCGAAATCCTCGTCGCGCCCGTCACCGATGCCGGCTGGACGCCGCTCTTCGCGCTCGCCGCAGGGCTGGTCGTCGATATGGGCAGCGCCCTCAGCCACGGCAGCACCGTCGCCCGCGAATACGGCCTCCCCGCCGTCGTCAACGTCCGCCAGGGCACCACCCGCATCCGCACCGGCGACCTCATCGCCATCGACGGCATCGCCGGCACCGTCACCATCCTCGAAGA